In Citrobacter sp. RHB25-C09, the following proteins share a genomic window:
- the yodD gene encoding YodD family peroxide/acid resistance protein yields the protein MKTAKEYSETAKREVSVDVDALLAAINEICESEIHRSGNDPDKVSVDGREYHTWHELAEAFELDIHDFSVTEINR from the coding sequence ATGAAGACGGCGAAAGAGTACAGCGAGACTGCGAAACGCGAAGTCAGCGTCGACGTTGACGCCCTGCTGGCAGCGATCAATGAAATTTGTGAGAGCGAAATTCACCGCAGCGGTAATGACCCCGATAAAGTCAGCGTAGACGGTCGCGAATACCATACATGGCATGAATTAGCCGAAGCGTTTGAGCTGGATATTCATGATTTTAGCGTCACCGAAATTAACCGCTGA
- the dgcQ gene encoding cellulose biosynthesis regulator diguanylate cyclase DgcQ, which translates to MPHEASMENWSWLKRLARRFGPGHVVNLCFLIVIFFSTLLTWREVVLLEDAYISSQRNHLENVSNALDKQMQFNVDKLLFLRKGMHEALRSPLGFSDLKNAVAHFQQLRHTRVWQLELDKNRTLPLNGVSDSFVSQTKLLSRDSDSLDNELTAALEVGYLLRLAPSSASLSQEAMYISRAGFYLSTRATPLSSEIVTRYYEYVTQPWFSGQSQRENRMRGVRWFTTPSAQSSGDRRVLTVSAPLDNDRYWYGVLAMTVPVSSIERFIDEAIEKDEEGKYQLYDSKLNLLTASHPELKRNNTFDEREKAMLARDIEQDTEGGLRMGSRFISWQRLDHFDGVLVRVHTLSEGVHGDFGSISIALMLLWALSSGMLIISWVVIRHMVSNMFMLQSSLQWQAWHDTLTRLYNRGALFEKALLMAQRCRLQKQPLAVIQIDLDHFKSINDDYGHQAGDRVLAHAAGLINNTLRPLDIVGRVGGEEFCVVLPNTTLAQATDIAERIRQRLHEKEILVAKSTTLRISASLGVSGSQETDDYDFEQLQSLADRRLYHAKQTGRNRVCASDDK; encoded by the coding sequence GTGCCGCACGAAGCATCGATGGAAAACTGGAGCTGGCTGAAGCGGTTAGCGCGGCGGTTTGGGCCGGGCCATGTCGTGAATCTTTGTTTTCTGATCGTGATATTTTTTTCCACCTTGTTGACCTGGCGGGAAGTGGTCCTCCTTGAAGACGCCTATATATCCAGCCAACGCAACCATCTCGAAAACGTGTCTAACGCGCTGGATAAGCAAATGCAGTTCAACGTGGACAAACTGCTTTTCCTGCGAAAGGGAATGCACGAAGCCTTAAGATCGCCTTTAGGTTTTTCTGATTTAAAAAACGCGGTTGCCCATTTTCAGCAACTGCGCCACACGAGAGTCTGGCAACTTGAGCTGGATAAAAACCGTACGCTGCCGCTGAACGGCGTATCTGATTCGTTTGTCAGCCAGACCAAATTGTTATCGCGAGACAGCGATTCACTGGATAACGAGCTTACCGCTGCGCTCGAAGTGGGATATCTGCTCCGCTTAGCACCAAGCTCTGCATCATTATCCCAAGAGGCCATGTATATCTCACGCGCTGGTTTTTACTTATCTACGCGCGCCACGCCTCTCTCCAGTGAAATTGTCACCCGTTATTATGAATATGTTACGCAACCCTGGTTTAGCGGGCAGTCGCAGCGTGAAAATCGGATGCGCGGCGTGCGCTGGTTTACTACCCCGTCAGCGCAGTCATCTGGGGATCGGCGCGTGTTGACGGTCAGCGCGCCGCTGGACAACGATCGTTATTGGTATGGTGTGTTAGCGATGACGGTTCCTGTCTCCTCAATTGAGCGTTTTATTGATGAGGCCATTGAGAAAGACGAGGAAGGGAAATACCAGCTTTACGATAGCAAACTGAATCTGCTGACCGCTTCCCACCCGGAATTGAAGAGAAACAATACCTTTGACGAGCGGGAAAAGGCGATGCTGGCTCGTGATATTGAGCAGGATACCGAAGGCGGTCTGCGGATGGGGAGTCGTTTTATTAGCTGGCAACGACTTGACCACTTTGACGGTGTTCTGGTTCGCGTCCATACGCTCAGTGAGGGCGTTCATGGTGACTTTGGCAGTATCAGTATCGCGCTGATGCTGCTGTGGGCGCTCTCCTCCGGCATGCTGATTATCTCCTGGGTGGTCATCCGCCACATGGTCAGCAATATGTTTATGCTGCAAAGTTCCCTGCAGTGGCAAGCATGGCACGATACGCTGACCCGACTGTATAACCGTGGGGCATTATTCGAAAAAGCTCTGTTGATGGCACAGCGTTGCCGTCTACAAAAACAGCCACTAGCGGTTATTCAGATCGATCTGGACCATTTCAAAAGCATTAACGACGACTATGGTCACCAGGCCGGGGACCGCGTCCTGGCGCATGCCGCAGGGCTAATCAATAACACGTTGCGACCCTTAGATATCGTGGGGCGCGTGGGCGGTGAGGAGTTTTGCGTCGTGCTGCCGAATACCACGCTTGCTCAGGCCACAGATATCGCTGAGCGTATCCGTCAACGACTGCACGAAAAAGAGATTCTGGTGGCCAAAAGCACAACGTTGAGGATCAGTGCTTCGCTGGGAGTCAGTGGATCGCAGGAGACGGATGATTACGATTTTGAGCAGTTGCAATCGCTGGCGGATCGCCGTCTCTATCATGCAAAACAAACGGGGCGTAATCGGGTTTGTGCTTCAGATGACAAATAA
- a CDS encoding DUF2158 domain-containing protein translates to MVFSVSEEVTVRDGGPRMIVTGYSSGMVECRWYDGFGVKREAFHENELVPRDEHGLREDG, encoded by the coding sequence ATGGTCTTTTCTGTCAGTGAGGAAGTTACCGTAAGAGATGGCGGTCCGCGCATGATTGTGACCGGATATTCCAGTGGCATGGTTGAATGTCGCTGGTATGATGGTTTCGGCGTCAAGCGTGAGGCATTCCATGAGAACGAACTCGTACCGCGTGATGAGCACGGTTTGCGAGAAGATGGCTGA
- a CDS encoding DUF808 domain-containing protein gives MAGSSLLTLLDDIATLLDDISMMGKLAAKKTAGVLGDDLSLNAQQVTGVRANRELPVVWSVAKGSLINKVILVPLALLISAFIPWAITPLLMIGGAFLCFEGVEKVLHTLEARKHKEDPAERKQRLEALAAQDPLAFEKDKIKGAIRTDFILSAEIVAITLGIVAEAPLLNQVLVLSGIALVVTVGVYGLVGIIVKLDDVGFWLAEKSGALARAVGKGLLVVAPWLMKSLSVIGTLAMFLVGGGIVVHGIAPLHHAIEHFAQQQSAAVALILPTVLNLVLGFIIGAVVVALVKAVAKLRGVAH, from the coding sequence TTGGCAGGAAGTAGCTTACTGACATTGCTCGATGATATTGCCACATTGCTTGACGATATCTCGATGATGGGGAAACTGGCCGCGAAGAAAACCGCTGGCGTTCTGGGGGATGACCTGTCGCTTAACGCACAGCAGGTGACCGGGGTAAGAGCCAATCGCGAGCTGCCTGTCGTCTGGAGCGTGGCTAAGGGATCGTTGATTAATAAAGTCATCCTGGTGCCGCTTGCATTACTGATCAGTGCTTTTATTCCCTGGGCGATTACGCCGCTGCTAATGATTGGCGGTGCCTTTCTCTGCTTTGAAGGGGTAGAGAAGGTGTTGCATACGCTGGAAGCGCGAAAACATAAAGAAGACCCCGCAGAGCGTAAACAGCGCCTGGAGGCATTAGCAGCTCAGGATCCTCTGGCATTTGAAAAAGATAAAATTAAAGGCGCGATACGCACCGACTTTATTCTCTCTGCTGAAATTGTCGCTATCACCCTCGGGATTGTCGCTGAAGCACCATTGCTTAATCAGGTTCTGGTGTTGTCGGGCATCGCGTTAGTGGTAACCGTTGGGGTGTACGGACTGGTTGGCATTATTGTAAAGCTGGACGACGTGGGTTTCTGGCTGGCTGAAAAATCCGGTGCCCTCGCACGCGCGGTGGGTAAGGGCTTGCTGGTGGTGGCTCCGTGGTTGATGAAGTCTCTGTCGGTGATTGGTACTCTGGCAATGTTTTTAGTCGGAGGCGGGATTGTAGTGCACGGCATCGCTCCTTTACACCATGCAATTGAGCATTTTGCCCAACAGCAAAGCGCGGCGGTCGCTCTGATCTTGCCGACGGTGTTAAACCTGGTACTGGGGTTTATCATTGGGGCGGTTGTTGTCGCCCTGGTTAAAGCGGTGGCAAAACTGCGCGGTGTAGCGCACTAA
- the yedA gene encoding drug/metabolite exporter YedA has protein sequence MRFRQLLPLFSALFALYIIWGSTYFVIRIGVESWPPLMMAGVRFLAASILLLAFLLLRGHKLPPLRPLLNAALIGILLLAVGNGLVTVAEHQNVPSGIAAVVVATVPLFTLCFSHFFGIQTRKLEWLGIAIGLAGIVMLNSGGNLSGNPWGAVIILIGSVSWAFGSVYGSRITLPVGMMAGAIEMLAAGIVLLCASFISGETLTAPPSLSGFLAVGYLAIFGSIIAINAYMYLIRNVSPALATSYAYVNPVVAVLLGTGLGGETLAPIEWLALGVIIFAVVLVTLGKYLFPAKAKLTSE, from the coding sequence ATGCGTTTCAGGCAACTGTTACCACTTTTCAGCGCGCTATTCGCGCTGTACATCATTTGGGGTTCCACGTACTTCGTTATCCGTATCGGCGTGGAAAGCTGGCCGCCGCTGATGATGGCCGGTGTGCGCTTTCTTGCTGCCAGCATTCTGTTGCTTGCTTTTTTACTGCTGCGCGGACACAAACTCCCGCCTCTTCGTCCGTTGCTCAACGCCGCACTGATCGGCATTTTGCTACTGGCGGTCGGTAACGGATTAGTCACCGTCGCTGAGCACCAGAATGTGCCTTCCGGCATTGCTGCTGTTGTTGTCGCAACCGTCCCTCTGTTTACTCTCTGTTTCAGCCATTTCTTTGGTATTCAGACGCGAAAACTGGAGTGGCTGGGTATTGCCATTGGGTTGGCGGGGATTGTTATGCTGAACAGTGGCGGGAACTTAAGCGGTAATCCCTGGGGCGCGGTGATCATTTTGATTGGCTCGGTTAGCTGGGCGTTTGGTTCCGTCTACGGCTCACGCATTACGCTGCCCGTTGGGATGATGGCCGGGGCGATTGAAATGCTGGCTGCGGGTATCGTGCTGTTGTGCGCATCGTTTATCAGCGGCGAAACGCTGACTGCGCCACCGTCGCTTTCCGGTTTCCTTGCTGTAGGGTACCTGGCGATTTTTGGTTCCATTATCGCCATCAATGCCTATATGTATCTGATCCGCAATGTCAGCCCCGCGCTGGCTACCAGCTACGCCTATGTTAACCCCGTGGTCGCGGTCTTGCTTGGCACAGGGCTTGGCGGCGAAACGCTGGCACCGATTGAGTGGCTGGCATTAGGTGTGATTATCTTTGCCGTAGTGTTGGTGACGCTGGGTAAATACCTTTTCCCGGCGAAAGCAAAACTGACCTCAGAGTAA
- a CDS encoding very short patch repair endonuclease, whose translation MADVHDKATRSKNMRAIATRDTAIEKRLASLLTEQGIVYRVQDAALPGRPDFVVDEYRCVIFTHGCFWHHHHCYLFKVPATRTAFWMEKIGKNVERDRRDILRLQELGWRVLIVWECALRGREKLSDHALSERLEEWICGDGAPAQIDTLGVHLL comes from the coding sequence ATGGCGGATGTTCACGATAAGGCGACACGTAGCAAAAATATGCGGGCCATTGCGACCCGCGATACGGCTATTGAAAAACGTCTGGCCAGCCTGCTGACGGAGCAAGGGATTGTGTATCGCGTACAGGATGCGGCTCTCCCCGGTCGTCCGGATTTTGTCGTCGATGAGTATCGTTGCGTGATTTTTACTCACGGGTGTTTCTGGCACCACCATCACTGTTATCTGTTTAAAGTCCCCGCCACGCGCACCGCATTCTGGATGGAAAAAATAGGCAAAAACGTCGAGCGCGATCGGCGTGATATCCTGAGGTTGCAGGAGCTGGGGTGGCGGGTACTTATCGTCTGGGAATGTGCGCTACGCGGGCGGGAGAAACTGAGCGACCATGCGTTATCTGAACGCCTGGAAGAGTGGATCTGCGGTGACGGAGCGCCCGCGCAGATCGACACTCTGGGCGTGCATTTACTCTGA
- a CDS encoding DNA cytosine methyltransferase: protein MQQNRSVTDPVVPAADNNIEATQVMLAKLFEIYDVKTLVAHLTSVGENHWSPAILKRVMSNASAWHRLSERECAHLHSLLPTPPAHHPHYAFRFIDLFAGIGGIRRGFEAIGGQCVFTSEWNKHAVRTYKANYYCDPSAHQFNEDIRDITLSHRENLSDKQAADHIRQHIPQHDVLLAGFPCQPFSLAGVSKKNALGRAHGFACDTQGTLFFDVARIIDACRPAIFVLENVKNLKSHDQGKTFCIIMQTLDELGYDVADAEDNGPDDPKIIDGKYFLPQHRERIVLVGFRRDLNLKREFTLRDIVTRYPHPRLSLAELLEPAVEAKYVLTPVLWKYLYRYAKKHQAKGNGFGYGMVYPANPNSITRTLSARYYKDGAEILIDRGWNMAIGEANFDDPQNQQHRPRRLTPRECARLMGFESPQGYQFRIPVSDTQAYRQFGNSVVVPAFAAVAKLLEGKIKEAVAQRLPENQHGGCSR from the coding sequence ATGCAGCAAAATCGTTCAGTAACAGATCCCGTCGTGCCTGCGGCAGACAACAATATTGAAGCCACTCAGGTTATGCTGGCGAAATTGTTCGAAATCTATGATGTAAAAACGCTGGTGGCACACCTGACAAGCGTGGGAGAGAATCACTGGAGTCCGGCCATCTTAAAGCGGGTGATGTCGAACGCGTCGGCCTGGCATCGACTGAGCGAGCGAGAGTGCGCGCACCTCCACTCTTTGCTTCCCACACCGCCTGCGCATCATCCTCACTATGCCTTCCGGTTTATCGATCTTTTTGCCGGGATAGGGGGGATTCGCCGTGGGTTTGAAGCGATAGGCGGACAATGCGTGTTTACCAGTGAGTGGAACAAACATGCCGTTCGCACCTATAAAGCAAACTATTACTGCGATCCGTCCGCGCATCAGTTTAATGAAGATATTCGCGATATCACCCTCAGCCACCGTGAAAACTTAAGTGACAAGCAGGCAGCGGATCATATTCGGCAGCATATTCCGCAGCATGATGTCCTGCTGGCGGGCTTTCCTTGTCAGCCGTTTTCACTGGCGGGTGTCTCCAAGAAAAATGCCCTGGGGCGCGCTCACGGTTTCGCCTGCGATACGCAGGGGACATTATTCTTTGACGTGGCACGTATTATCGACGCCTGTCGCCCGGCCATTTTTGTGCTGGAAAATGTTAAAAACCTCAAAAGTCACGACCAGGGCAAGACGTTTTGCATCATTATGCAAACGCTGGATGAGTTGGGTTATGACGTGGCCGACGCCGAGGACAATGGTCCCGACGATCCGAAAATTATCGATGGTAAATATTTCCTCCCTCAGCACCGCGAACGCATTGTGCTGGTGGGCTTCCGCCGCGATCTGAATCTGAAGCGTGAGTTTACCCTGAGGGATATCGTCACACGCTATCCGCATCCGCGCCTCTCGCTGGCGGAGTTGCTGGAGCCCGCGGTGGAAGCGAAATATGTCCTGACCCCCGTTCTGTGGAAATATCTCTATCGCTACGCGAAAAAACACCAGGCTAAGGGGAATGGCTTTGGCTATGGGATGGTTTATCCGGCGAACCCCAATAGTATTACGCGCACACTATCTGCCCGTTATTACAAAGATGGCGCAGAAATTTTAATCGACCGTGGATGGAACATGGCGATCGGTGAAGCCAATTTCGACGATCCGCAAAACCAGCAGCATCGTCCGCGCCGGTTAACGCCAAGAGAGTGCGCACGGCTGATGGGGTTTGAATCACCTCAGGGGTACCAGTTCCGCATTCCCGTCTCTGATACTCAGGCCTATCGCCAGTTTGGGAATTCCGTAGTGGTCCCGGCCTTCGCCGCCGTCGCGAAACTGCTTGAGGGTAAAATTAAAGAGGCCGTCGCGCAACGCTTACCCGAGAATCAGCATGGCGGATGTTCACGATAA
- a CDS encoding phosphohydrolase, with protein MELQDWQRQFEAWLLSHHHQQDAAHDIHHFRRVWATSRQLSEGMSVDELVILTACYFHDIISLPKNHPERHRSSVLAAAETRTLLLRDFPAFPSSRLDAVCHAIEAHSFSANIAPVTLEAKIVQDADRLEALGAIGLARVFAVSGALGVALFDAEDPFAQRRVLNDKQFALDHFQTKLLKLPETMQTARGRELAQYNAAFLVTWMAKLSAELNGEYASFDPAVVQAFRPQHA; from the coding sequence GTGGAACTACAAGACTGGCAAAGGCAATTTGAAGCGTGGCTACTCAGCCATCACCATCAACAGGACGCTGCGCATGATATCCACCACTTTCGTCGCGTCTGGGCGACATCGCGGCAACTCAGCGAAGGGATGTCCGTTGATGAGTTAGTCATTCTCACAGCATGTTATTTCCATGACATTATCAGCCTGCCGAAGAACCACCCTGAACGACACCGTTCTTCAGTTCTGGCTGCCGCTGAAACCCGCACTCTTCTCCTGCGCGATTTTCCCGCATTTCCTTCGTCACGCCTGGATGCCGTGTGTCACGCCATTGAAGCGCACAGTTTTAGCGCCAACATTGCTCCAGTCACCCTGGAGGCGAAAATTGTCCAGGACGCCGACAGACTCGAAGCGTTAGGTGCTATTGGTCTTGCGCGAGTATTTGCCGTCTCAGGTGCGTTAGGCGTCGCGCTTTTTGACGCAGAAGATCCGTTTGCCCAACGGCGCGTACTAAATGATAAACAGTTCGCACTGGACCATTTTCAAACCAAATTACTTAAGCTGCCGGAAACCATGCAGACCGCGCGAGGACGTGAACTGGCGCAGTATAACGCCGCGTTTTTGGTTACCTGGATGGCAAAACTGAGTGCCGAGCTAAACGGTGAATATGCGTCATTCGATCCCGCCGTGGTGCAAGCATTTCGCCCTCAACACGCGTAA
- the ompC gene encoding porin OmpC yields MKRKVLALLVPALLIAGAANAAEMYNKDGNKLDLYGKVDARHVFSDDAHQDGDATYVRLGFKGETQINSDLIGFGQWEYNIQANGSENTSDSATRLGFAGLKFGDYGSFDYGRNYGVVYDVEAWTDMLPVWGGDSYTYTDNFMNGRTNGVATYRNTDFFGLIEGLNFALQYQGANESESSLFGQEGTNNGRNVRKQNGDGFGMSTTYDFGMGISAGAAFSASDRTNEQEFGTTAGGEKAEVWTVGLKYDANDIYLAAMYAETRNMTPVGSNSESLIANKTQNFEVTAQYQFDFGLRPEVSYIQSKGKDLVADMPFMNGKYDSQDLVKYVSVGANYYFNKNFSTYVDYKINLLDEDDAFYNTVGISTDDVVGVGMVYQF; encoded by the coding sequence ATGAAAAGAAAAGTACTGGCACTACTTGTCCCGGCATTACTCATAGCTGGCGCAGCAAATGCGGCTGAAATGTATAATAAAGATGGAAATAAACTGGATCTGTACGGCAAAGTTGATGCTCGTCATGTTTTCTCTGATGATGCTCATCAGGATGGCGATGCCACCTACGTCCGTCTTGGTTTCAAAGGCGAAACACAGATTAATAGCGATCTGATTGGTTTTGGCCAATGGGAATACAACATTCAGGCAAACGGTTCTGAAAACACGTCTGATTCCGCAACCCGTCTGGGCTTCGCCGGCTTGAAATTTGGCGACTACGGCTCATTCGACTATGGCCGTAACTATGGTGTCGTGTACGACGTTGAAGCCTGGACCGACATGCTGCCGGTATGGGGCGGTGACTCTTATACTTACACCGATAACTTCATGAACGGCCGTACCAACGGTGTTGCAACCTACCGTAACACCGATTTCTTCGGTCTGATTGAAGGTCTGAATTTTGCACTGCAGTATCAGGGCGCAAACGAAAGCGAAAGTAGCCTGTTTGGCCAGGAAGGCACCAACAACGGACGTAATGTTCGCAAACAGAATGGTGACGGTTTTGGTATGTCCACCACTTATGATTTCGGCATGGGCATCAGCGCAGGTGCAGCTTTCTCCGCGTCTGACCGTACCAACGAACAAGAATTCGGTACCACTGCTGGTGGCGAAAAAGCTGAAGTCTGGACCGTGGGTCTGAAATACGATGCTAACGATATCTATCTGGCAGCGATGTATGCAGAAACCCGAAACATGACGCCGGTTGGCAGCAATAGCGAAAGTTTAATCGCAAACAAAACGCAGAACTTTGAAGTCACGGCTCAGTACCAGTTCGATTTCGGTCTGCGTCCGGAAGTTTCTTACATCCAGTCTAAAGGTAAAGACCTGGTAGCAGATATGCCTTTCATGAATGGCAAGTATGATAGCCAGGACCTGGTTAAGTATGTTTCCGTCGGTGCAAACTACTACTTCAACAAAAACTTCTCTACCTACGTTGATTACAAAATCAATCTGTTAGACGAAGACGACGCGTTCTATAACACCGTTGGCATTTCTACTGATGACGTTGTTGGCGTAGGTATGGTTTACCAGTTCTAA
- a CDS encoding helix-turn-helix domain-containing protein, translating to MAEIAECVAEKNCQHEPCPMTRFVNLIAGKWAIPILYRLIILNTPVRFGELLRAAAPITQKELTKQLRLFEQRGLVTRTIYPEIPPRVEYQITPLGLTLQNALSPLADWMRENGDKLKE from the coding sequence ATGGCGGAAATAGCCGAATGTGTTGCTGAAAAAAATTGTCAGCATGAACCCTGTCCGATGACGCGCTTCGTCAACCTGATCGCGGGTAAGTGGGCGATACCGATTCTGTATCGTCTGATTATTTTAAACACCCCGGTACGCTTTGGTGAGCTACTGCGCGCGGCTGCGCCAATCACTCAAAAGGAACTGACAAAGCAACTGCGCTTATTCGAACAACGCGGTCTGGTCACGCGCACTATCTATCCCGAAATCCCTCCACGCGTGGAGTATCAGATCACACCGCTGGGGTTAACTTTGCAAAACGCGCTGTCACCACTTGCGGACTGGATGCGGGAGAATGGAGATAAGCTTAAAGAGTGA
- a CDS encoding SDR family oxidoreductase codes for MGRLTDKFTLITGGTSGIGLATAQEFIAEGAQVAVTGRNPETLAEAQRLLGDKAWVIATDAGNVQAQKALAETIATRWPRLDAVFINAGDVSHGPLDTWDEAMWDRLMQTNLKGPFFLFQALLPLLHNPSSVILCGSVSAHIGLPGSSAYAASKAGLLSLARTLSGEFLSRGIRVNGLSPGPVATPAFNKLGLSGEAQQELLKEITQLVPIRRMGTPTELAKAALYLASDESTYTVGTELLVDGGTGNL; via the coding sequence ATGGGGCGTTTAACTGATAAGTTTACCCTGATTACCGGTGGTACCAGTGGCATTGGTCTGGCAACCGCCCAGGAATTCATCGCCGAAGGGGCGCAGGTTGCCGTTACCGGCCGTAACCCGGAGACACTTGCTGAAGCTCAGCGTCTTTTGGGGGATAAAGCATGGGTCATCGCCACTGACGCCGGGAACGTACAGGCACAGAAGGCGCTGGCGGAGACCATCGCAACACGCTGGCCACGACTGGATGCGGTGTTTATTAACGCGGGAGATGTTTCGCACGGGCCGCTGGATACCTGGGATGAAGCCATGTGGGATCGTCTGATGCAGACCAATCTCAAAGGACCTTTTTTCCTCTTCCAGGCGCTACTGCCGCTATTGCATAACCCTTCTTCCGTTATTCTCTGTGGCTCCGTTAGCGCACACATAGGTCTGCCTGGCAGCAGTGCTTACGCCGCCAGCAAGGCGGGATTGCTCTCCCTTGCCCGCACGCTATCTGGCGAATTTTTATCGCGCGGTATTCGGGTAAATGGATTAAGCCCCGGTCCGGTCGCAACCCCCGCATTCAATAAGCTCGGCCTGAGCGGAGAAGCACAACAGGAATTGCTAAAAGAAATCACTCAGTTAGTACCTATCAGACGCATGGGCACCCCCACAGAACTGGCAAAAGCGGCGCTCTATCTAGCCTCTGATGAGTCAACCTATACGGTAGGCACGGAATTGCTGGTTGACGGCGGTACGGGAAATTTGTAA
- the mtfA gene encoding DgsA anti-repressor MtfA, which produces MIKWPWKAQDTAQNDAALWEEALAIPLLVTLTAQEQARLVALAERFLQQKRLVALQGFELDPLKSARIALIFCLPILELGIEWLDGFHEILIYPAPFVVDDEWEDDIGLVHNQRIVQSGQSWQQGPVVLNWLDIQDSFDASGFNLIIHEVAHKLDMRNGDRASGIPLIPLREVASWEHDLHAAMNNIQDEIDLVGETASSIDAYAASDPAECFAVLSEYFFSAPELFAPRFPALWQRFSHFYRQDPLQRLRDSQDEDDQPSSQVH; this is translated from the coding sequence ATGATTAAGTGGCCCTGGAAAGCACAAGATACCGCGCAAAATGACGCCGCCCTTTGGGAGGAGGCCCTCGCCATTCCTCTTCTGGTGACGCTAACCGCGCAAGAACAAGCCAGATTAGTCGCACTTGCGGAACGATTCTTACAGCAAAAAAGACTTGTCGCTCTGCAAGGCTTTGAACTCGATCCGCTGAAAAGCGCGCGCATCGCCCTGATATTCTGCCTGCCCATACTGGAACTGGGCATCGAATGGCTGGATGGCTTCCATGAGATCCTCATCTACCCCGCTCCCTTTGTCGTTGATGACGAATGGGAAGATGATATTGGTCTGGTTCATAATCAGCGCATCGTGCAGTCCGGTCAGAGTTGGCAACAGGGGCCTGTCGTGCTGAACTGGCTGGATATTCAGGATTCGTTTGATGCCTCCGGCTTTAATCTGATCATCCATGAAGTGGCACATAAACTGGATATGCGTAATGGCGATCGCGCCAGCGGCATTCCGTTAATTCCTCTGCGTGAAGTGGCAAGCTGGGAACATGACCTCCATGCGGCAATGAACAATATTCAGGATGAAATTGACCTTGTCGGTGAAACGGCCTCCAGCATTGATGCCTACGCAGCGAGCGACCCGGCGGAATGCTTTGCCGTGTTGTCGGAGTATTTTTTCAGCGCACCGGAGCTTTTTGCCCCGCGCTTCCCGGCCCTGTGGCAACGTTTTAGTCATTTCTACCGTCAGGATCCGCTTCAGCGCCTGCGCGATAGCCAGGACGAAGACGATCAACCGTCGTCGCAGGTACACTGA
- the cbl gene encoding HTH-type transcriptional regulator Cbl — translation MNFQQLKIIREAARQDFNLTEVANMLYTSQSGVSRHIRELEDELGIEIFIRRGKRLLGMTEPGKALLVIAERILNEASNVRRLADLFTNDTSGVLTIATTHTQARYSLPGVIKAFRELFPEVRLELIQGTPQEIEALLQNGGADIGIASERLSNDPLLVAFPWFRWYHSLLVPQDHPLTQASPLTLESIAQWPLITYRQGITGRSRIDEAFARKGLVPDIVLSAQDSDVIKTYVSLGLGIGLVAEQSSGEQEEGTLTRLDTRHLFDANTVWLGLKRGQLQRNYVWRFIELCNAGLSVEDIKRQVMEPDEVAIDYQI, via the coding sequence GTGAATTTCCAGCAGCTAAAAATTATCCGTGAGGCCGCCCGCCAGGATTTCAACCTGACGGAAGTGGCCAACATGCTCTATACCTCACAGTCGGGAGTGAGCCGACATATTCGTGAGCTGGAAGACGAGTTGGGTATTGAAATATTCATCCGGCGAGGAAAACGTCTGCTTGGCATGACCGAACCGGGTAAGGCGCTTCTGGTCATTGCAGAGCGTATTCTGAATGAGGCCAGTAATGTTCGCCGCCTTGCGGATCTGTTTACAAATGACACATCCGGCGTACTCACCATCGCCACGACGCATACTCAGGCAAGATACAGCCTGCCAGGTGTGATAAAAGCTTTCCGTGAACTGTTTCCCGAAGTGCGTCTGGAACTCATTCAGGGGACGCCGCAGGAGATAGAGGCGTTGCTACAAAATGGCGGGGCGGATATTGGTATCGCCAGTGAACGTTTGAGTAATGATCCTCTGCTGGTGGCGTTTCCCTGGTTTCGTTGGTATCACAGTTTGCTTGTGCCTCAGGATCACCCCTTAACTCAGGCTTCCCCCCTGACGCTGGAGTCGATTGCGCAGTGGCCCTTGATCACCTATCGGCAAGGGATCACCGGGCGTTCGCGTATTGATGAAGCCTTTGCCCGCAAGGGTTTAGTGCCGGATATCGTGCTTAGCGCCCAGGATTCAGATGTGATTAAAACTTATGTGTCATTAGGTCTGGGTATTGGCCTGGTGGCAGAGCAATCCAGCGGTGAGCAGGAAGAGGGGACACTTACCCGCCTTGATACCCGACATTTGTTTGATGCCAATACCGTTTGGCTGGGATTAAAGCGCGGGCAGTTGCAGCGCAACTACGTCTGGCGATTTATTGAACTCTGCAACGCGGGTCTGTCCGTTGAGGACATTAAGCGACAGGTGATGGAGCCAGATGAAGTGGCGATTGATTACCAGATATAA